The Jatrophihabitans endophyticus genome includes the window CTACGGCCAGCAGGTGGCGCTGCGCGACGTGTCGCTGACCGTGCGGCGCGGTTCGGTGACCGCGCTGCTCGGGCCGAACGGGGCAGGCAAGACGACGCTGCTGCGTGCCGTCGCCGGGTTGCAGCGCCCACGCTCCGGACGCATCACGTTCGACGGCGCGACGATCACCACCCGGCCGGTGCACGCCCGGGTGCGCGCCGGGGTGTGCCTGGTGCCCGAGGGGCGCGGCGTGTTCCGCAACCTGACGGTGCGCGAGAACCTGCTCGCGCAGCTCCCACGATCGCCCCGCTCGCGCGACATCGGCCCGGCGCTCGAGGCCTTCCCGGATCTCGCCGGCCGGCTCTCGCAGGCCGCCGGCACGATGTCCGGTGGCCAGCAGCAGATGCTCGCGCTCGCCCGCTGCTACCTGAGCAACCCGTCGGTGATCCTGCTCGACGAGGTGTCCATGGGGCTGGCGCCCCTCGTCGTCGACCAGATCTTCGACTCGATCGGCCGGCTCGCCGCGCAGGGCATCTCGTTGCTGCTCGTGGAGCAGTACGTCGACCGCGCCCTCGACCTCGCC containing:
- a CDS encoding ABC transporter ATP-binding protein, translated to MTTSSAAVPTAPDTDALLTVDGVTVAYGQQVALRDVSLTVRRGSVTALLGPNGAGKTTLLRAVAGLQRPRSGRITFDGATITTRPVHARVRAGVCLVPEGRGVFRNLTVRENLLAQLPRSPRSRDIGPALEAFPDLAGRLSQAAGTMSGGQQQMLALARCYLSNPSVILLDEVSMGLAPLVVDQIFDSIGRLAAQGISLLLVEQYVDRALDLADHAYVLNRGEIAFAGAARDLSREALLADYLGVEV